The proteins below come from a single Rosa rugosa chromosome 2, drRosRugo1.1, whole genome shotgun sequence genomic window:
- the LOC133731259 gene encoding solanesyl-diphosphate synthase 1, mitochondrial, whose amino-acid sequence MLRPNVSRQGKRGAGDVDESLRDSKRPRSDLPGTDQREKLVRVADMPKWSRKSFDGIHELNRVDSLVYDTALFETNNILLSAPTGPGEGNVAILAILQQCGINMDRSDDHNVNHKGYKVVYLASATAIVHKVVAHLSKRLRSFGAKLAVLAGDFMFAQAWVAIASLRNTEVFSLLSTVVEHPVTGETMQMNMAADQSFSMEYYMEKTYYKNASSISNSCKAIAILAGHTTQVAEMAFDYGKNLGLAFQLIDDVLDFSGTSSTSLGKGSLSDIRHGIITAPILFAPEEFPQLGAVVEKGFDNPSNIEIALDYLGKSNGIQRTRDLARKHANLAAKAIKFLPESEDESVRRSRMALLDLTNIVLTRTK is encoded by the exons ATGTTGAGGCCAAATGTTTCTCGTCAAGGTAAGAGAGGCGCCGGCGACGTTGATGAGTCCCTCCGTGACTCTAAACGGCCTCGTTCGGACCTCCCTGGGACAGATCAACGTGAAAAACTTGTACGAGTAGCCGACATGCCCAAGTGGAGTCGAAAATCCTTTGATGGAATCCATGAGCTGAACAGGGTGGATAGTCTTGTTTATGATACTGCTCTGTTTGAGACCAACAACATCCTCCTGAGTGCTCCAACTGGACCCGGGGAAGGTAATGTTGCCATCCTCGCCATTCTCCAGCAGTGCGGTATAAATATGGATAGATCTGATGATCATAATGTAAATCACAAAGGGTACAAAGTAGTATATTTGGCTTCTGCTACAGCTATTGTTCATAAGGTGGTGGCACATTTGAGTAAAAGATTGAGGTCTTTTGGTGCCAAA CTAGCCGTATTAGCGGGAGATTTTATGTTCGCTCAAGCTTGGGTTGCAATTGCCTCTCTAAGAAACACAGAG GTTTTCTCATTACTATCAACCGTTGTAGAGCATCCTGTAACAGGGGAAACCATGCAAATGAATATGGCAGCCGATCAAAGTTTTAG CATGGAATATTACATGGAAAAAACATACTACAAGAATGCATCATCGATTTCAAATTCTTGCAAGGCAATTGCCATTCTTGCTGGGCATACAACACAAGTTGCCGAGATGGCTTTTGACTATGGAAAGAATCTG GGATTGGCGTTTCAATTGATAGACGATGTTCTTGATTTTTCGGGCACATCATCAACATCTCTTGGAAAGGGCTCATTATCTGACATCCGTCAT GGCATTATCACTGCTCCAATATTGTTTGCCCCGGAAGAGTTCCCTCAGTTGGGTGCAGTTGTTGAAAAAGGATTTGACAATCCTTCAAATATTGAGATC GCTCTTGACTACCTTGGTAAGAGTAATGGTATACAGAGGACAAGGGATCTAGCAAGAAAGCATGCAAACCTTGCTGCAAAGGCAATCAAATTTCTGCCTGAGAGCGAGGACGAAAGCGTAAGAAGATCAAGGATGGCGCTCCTAGATCTCACCAACATAGTCCTCACAAGAACCAAGTGA
- the LOC133729219 gene encoding transcription termination factor MTEF1, chloroplastic: MPVTTAALQSSLCFSPHNPSSSSSSSSSSIPSNLQTSNTTTHLAAKPQSILQKHPLYTPTHTKLSLQFKEKILCLEIMGVDAGKALSQNPNLHSATLDSIQAIITFLQSKGIQEKDLAKIFGMCPHILTSNIKSELTPVFDFLSDYLQVPEHNFRKVINKCPRLLASSVSDQLKPALFYLQRLGFKDLHALAYHDSVLLVSSVEKTLIPKLNFLVGLGIPRDEAVALVLRCPALLTFSIENNYKPKYEYFSVDMGLKLEDLKEFPQYFAFSLEKRIKPRHMEVVQSGVHVPLPLMLKSTDEEFRELLKQFGGG; encoded by the coding sequence ATGCCAGTAACAACAGCAGCTCTGCAGTCTTCTCTATGCTTCTCTCCTCATaacccatcatcatcatcatcatcatcttcatcttctattCCCTCCAATTTGCAGACCTCAAACACCACCACCCATTTGGCAGCAAAACCCCAAAGCATTCTCCAAAAGCACCCACTATACACCCCCACCCACACCAAACTCTCCCTCCAATTCAAAGAGAAAATCCTCTGCCTTGAAATCATGGGAGTTGATGCAGGCAAAGCACTctcccaaaaccctaatctcCACTCAGCAACTCTCGACTCAATCCAAGCCATAATCACCTTCCTTCAATCCAAAGGCATACAAGAGAAGGACTTGGCCAAGATCTTTGGGATGTGCCCCCATATCCTCACCTCCAACATCAAAAGTGAGCTCACCCCAGTTTTCGACTTTCTCTCAGATTACCTCCAAGTCCCAGAACATAACTTCAGAAAGGTCATCAACAAATGCCCAAGATTGCTTGCTTCAAGTGTGAGTGACCAGCTCAAACCAGCTTTGTTTTATCTTCAGAGACTTGGGTTCAAGGACTTGCATGCCTTAGCTTACCATGACTCTGTGCTCTTGGTTTCAAGTGTGGAGAAGACCCTGATTCCCAAGTTAAATTTTTTGGTGGGTTTGGGAATTCCAAGAGATGAGGCTGTGGCGTTGGTGCTGAGGTGTCCAGCATTGCTCACTTTCAGTATTGAGAATAACTACAAGCCAAAGTATGAGTACTTCTCTGTGGATATGGGGTTGAAATTGGAGGATTTGAAGGAGTTTCCTCAGTACTTTGCGTTTAGTTTGGAGAAGAGGATAAAGCCAAGGCATATGGAGGTTGTGCAAAGTGGAGTACACGTGCCTTTGCCACTTATGCTCAAGAGCACGGATGAGGAGTTCAGGGAGTTGCTGAAGCAATTTGGGGGTGGATGA
- the LOC133729216 gene encoding uncharacterized protein LOC133729216 produces MREEVISSGGTIDPTPAASSAGASSPTVHGNVGSVDGSVHGQGSKGASISCVGSQPPMTSLSTSAGAGGGRGSSIFGSSRLSCRPWERGDLLRRLATFKPSHWSGKPKVIGSLACARRGWVNVDVDKVSCESCGAYLTFTLLPTWTPDEVQNAGEAFVKQLDSGHKVACPWRGNSCPESLVQFPPTPQSALIGGYKDRCDGLLQFHSLPKVAASVIEQIWVSRGPQIDRLLSQSQNFMAGDVDIKPESIPEFESSRDGAICLYSRAQRLISLCGWEPRWLLNIQDYEEHSAQSARNGYSLGPSYAQVHLSQDPGASKKAISASARKDTGKSKVLVKESRGDLRSPLLDCSLCGATVRILDFLTVPRPARFSPNNIDIPDTSKKMGLTRGASAASGISGWIAADDAKEHTEDRDEVATTTEGNLIPNADVDLNLTMAGGLTFNRFGRAGMADNINDADMGRDLMIGQPQGSEVGDRAASYESRGPSSRKRSLEKGGSSVDRPHLRTQQADSVEGTVIDRDGDEVTDGRQDSAGPSKRARDSDFVDTYCSSGAGPSHSMGLEIYTEGNRGASFPQGSDQYVGIHSTRDSARASSVIAMDTIGHSSDDDSMASVENHPGDIDDIHFPSSSTYGNLDMNETSEVNYSNQAQQSIGFQPVADVVPEEMGVSSTNDGEEIFNAETLTAQARDGFSFGMSGGSVGMCASHEAEIHGADVSVHRADSVVGDVEPRTEDAENQGQTGESAPDPGLMDEIVPDEINREDPQGDSQEMLSRSVGRADSGSKIDGSTKAESVESGEKISQKLENSARPSLSCNANVYSNYGTTKKVVKNAGKSSFTNNCAYQESEYAVANGIGPPKGESNYEEPMEFDPIGHHNQFCPWVNGNVAAAGSSSCGPDTNADVVALCGWQLTLDALDALRSLGHVGIQTLESESAASQYKDDHRNPGKKLLRHHSMSRSHGQY; encoded by the exons ATGAGAGAAGAGGTCATCAGCTCCGGAGGGACCATTGATCCTACTCCTGCTGCCAG TTCGGCAGGGGCGTCTTCGCCGACTGTGCATGGAAATGTGGGGAGTGTGGATGGGTCTGTTCATGGACAGGGCTCCAAAGGAGCATCTATTTCTTGTGTTGGTTCGCAACCTCCGATGACTTCTTTGAGCACCAGTGCGGGTGCTGGTGGTGGAAGGGGTAGTTCTATTTTTGGGTCTTCAAGACTGTCTTGTAGACCTTGGGAAAGAGGGGACTTGCTGCGCCGGTTAGCTACTTTTAAGCCCTCGCATTGGTCTGGAAAACCCAAG GTCATCGGTTCATTGGCTTGTGCTAGGAGAGGTTGGGTGAATGTTGATGTAGATAAAGTTTCATGCGAATCATGCGGAGCATACCTTACTTTTACTTTGTTGCCGACGTGGACTCCTGACGAAG TTCAAAATGCTGGGGAAGCCTTTGTCAAACAGCTGGATTCCGGGCACAAAGTTGCTTGTCCCTGGAGAGGAAACAGCTGCCCAGAAAGCTTGGTGCAATTCCCTCCTACTCCTCAGTCTGCCTTAATTGGTGGGTATAAGGATAGATGTGATGGACTTCTGCAATTTCACTCGCTCCCTAAGGTAGCTGCCTCTGTAATTGAGCAAATATGGGTTTCTCGGGGTCCACAGATTGACCGTCTTCTGTCCCAGTCCCAGAATTTTATGGCAGGAGATGTAGATATTAAACCAGAAAGTATACCAGAATTCGAAAGCTCTCGAGATGGAGCAATCTGTTTATATTCTCGT GCACAGAGGCTTATAAGTCTTTGTGGATGGGAACCAAGATGGCTTTTGAATATTCAAGACTATGAGGAACATTCTGCCCAATCAGCTAGAAATGGATATTCTCTTGGGCCTAGCTATGCCCAGGTCCATCTTTCACAGGATCCTGGAGCAAGCAAGAAAGCTATTTCAGCTTCTGCTAGAAAGGATACTGGAAAGAGTAAAGTTTTAGTTAAAGAATCCAGAGGTGATCTCAGGTCACCTTTGCTGGATTGCAGCTTATGTGGTGCTACAGTCAGAATTTTGGATTTCTTAACCGTTCCTCGACCTGCACGTTTTTCTCCGAACAACATTGATATTCCTGACACAAGCAAAAAGATGGGATTGACACGTGGTGCAAGTGCAGCCAGTGGAATTAGTGGTTGGATTGCTGCTGACGATGCAAAAGAACATACTGAAGACCGTGATGAAGTAGCAACAACAACTGAGGGGAATTTGATTCCAAACGCAGATGTTGATTTGAATCTTACAATGGCAGGGGGTTTAACTTTTAACCGGTTCGGCAGAGCAGGAATGGCTGATAATATTAATGATGCAGATATGGGCAGAGATCTAATGATTGGGCAGCCACAAGGCAGTGAGGTTGGGGATCGTGCAGCTTCATATGAATCAAGGGGTCCCAGCTCTCGTAAACGGAGTTTGGAAAAAGGAGGCAGCTCTGTTGATAGGCCACATTTAAGGACGCAGCAGGCTGATAGTGTTGAAGGAACTGTCATTGATCGTGATGGTGATGAAGTTACAGATGGTAGACAAGATTCAGCTGGACCTTCAAAACGAGCCCGCGATTCAGATTTTGTTGATACATACTGTTCATCTGGTGCCGGTCCCAGTCATTCGATGGGTCTTGAAATTTATACTGAGGGTAATAGAGGTGCTTCATTTCCACAAGGAAGTGACCAATACGTTGGAATCCATTCGACTAGGGATTCAGCACGTGCATCTTCAGTCATTGCAATGGATACAATTGGTCACAGTTCAGATGATGACTCTATGGCAAGTGTTGAAAATCATCCGGGAGATATTGATGATATTCATTTCCCCTCATCTAGTACATATGGAAATCTGGACATGAATGAGACATCAGAAGTGAATTATAGTAATCAAGCTCAACAGAGCATTGGTTTTCAACCAGTTGCTGATGTAGTTCCTGAGGAAATGGGTGTTAGTAGTACTAATGATGGGGAAGAAATCTTCAACGCTGAAACTTTGACTGCTCAGGCCCGGGATGGGTTTAGCTTTGGGATGAGTGGAGGGAGTGTTGGAATGTGTGCTAGTCATGAAGCTGAGATTCATGGGGCTGATGTATCTGTTCATAGAGCAGATAGTGTAGTTGGTGATGTGGAACCCAGAACAGAAGATGCTGAGAATCAGGGCCAGACAGGCGAATCTGCACCAGATCCTGGACTAATGGATGAAATTGTCCCTGATGAAATAAATAGGGAAGATCCTCAAGGTGATAGCCAGGAGATGCTATCTCGATCTGTAGGGAGGGCTGATAGTGGCTCAAAGATTGATGGTTCTACTAAGGCTGAATCTGTGGAGAGTGGTGAAAAAATTAGTCAAAAGTTAGAGAACAGTGCCCGCCCTTCTCTTTCATGCAATGCTAATGTATACTCTAATTATGGAACAACCAAGAAAGTGGTAAAAAATGCTGGCAAGTCTTCATTTACAAATAATTGTGCATACCAAGAATCAGAGTATGCAGTTGCCAATGGAATAG GACCTCCAAAAGGCGAGAGCAATTATGAAGAACCTATGGAGTTTGATCCAATTGGCCATCACAACCAGTTCTGCCCCTGGGTCAATGGGAATGTTGCTGCTGCTGGCAGTAGTAGCTGTGGCCCCGACACCAATGCTGATGTTGTTGCTCTTTGTGGGTGGCAGCTGACCTTAGATGCCCTTGATGCTTTGCGTTCCCTGGGGCATGTTGGAATTCAGACATTAGAGTCTGAGTCAGCAGCATCGCAATACAAG GATGATCACCGAAATCCTGGCAAGAAACTCCTTCGACACCATTCTATGAGTCGAAGCCATGGGCAATATTGA
- the LOC133729215 gene encoding solanesyl diphosphate synthase 3, chloroplastic/mitochondrial-like isoform X1 — protein MIFSRGFSRLPRNSFNGLLCRCLLSNRPDPNQFFVSKAYSQSLGDSTQKILGCREFWSSGLPTFPGSLTSRHQIHHQISSIVEEPQDPFSLVSDELSLIADRLRAMVVAKVPKLASAAEYFFKMGIEGKRFRPTVLLLMSTALNGRIPETPTQHEPPTRLEDAFPTELRARQQCIAEVTEMIHVASLLHDDVLDDADTRRGVDSLNSVMGNKLAVLAGDFLLSRACVALASLRNTEVVSLLSTVVEHLVTGETMQMTTAADQRCSMEYYIEKTYYKTASLISNSCKAVAILAGHTTEVAMLAFDYGKNLGLAFQLIDDVLDFTSTSASLGKGSLSDIRHGIITAPILFAMEEFPQLRAVVEQGFDNPANVEIALDYLGKSNGIQRTRELARKHASLAAEAIESLPESDDEDVLRSRRALLDLTHIVITRTK, from the exons ATGATATTTTCTCGGGGATTTTCTAGGCTTCCAAGAAACAGCTTCAATGGGCTTCTGTGTCGGTGTTTGCTCTCTAACCGACCAGACCCAAATCAATTCTTCGTCTCCAAAGCTTATTCTCAGTCTCTAGGGGATTCGACCCAGAAG ATTTTGGGTTGCAGAGAGTTTTGGTCATCTGGGTTGCCTACTTTCCCTGGCTCTTTAACTTCTAGGCATCAAATTCACCACCAAATTAGCTCCATAGTTGAG GAACCACAAGACCCATTCTCGCTTGTTTCTGATGAGCTATCACTTATTGCTGACAGGTTGCGGGCGATGGTAGTTGCTAAg GTTCCTAAGCTGGCCTCTGCTGCTGAGTACTTCTTTAAAATGGGGATCGAAGGAAAGAGGTTTCGTCCTACG GTCTTATTATTGATGTCAACTGCACTGAATGGCAGAATACCTGAGACTCCTACACAACATGAACCCCCTACGCGATTGGAAGATGCTTTCCCAACAGAATTGCGGGCAAGACAACAATGTATAGCAGAAGTGACAGAGATGATTCAT GTGGCAAGCCTCCTACATGATGATGTATTGGATGATGCAGACACGAGACGTGGTGTTGATTCATTAAATTCCGTAATGGGAAATAAG TTAGCTGTATTAGCAGGAGATTTTCTGCTCTCTCGAGCTTGTGTTGCACTTGCCTCTCTAAGAAACACAGAG GTGGTATCGTTACTATCAACAGTTGTAGAGCATCTTGTTACAGGTGAAACTATGCAAATGACTACTGCAGCCGATCAACGTTGTAG CATGGAATATTATATAGAGAAGACGTATTACAAGACTGCATCATTGATTTCAAACAGTTGCAAGGCAGTTGCTATTCTTGCTGGGCATACAACAGAAGTTGCGATGTTGGCTTTTGACTATGGAAAAAATCTG GGATTGGCATTTCAATTGATAGATGATGTCCTTGATTTTACCAGCACATCAGCATCACTTGGGAAGGGTTCGTTATCTGACATCCGTCAT GGCATAATTACTGCTCCAATATTATTTGCGATGGAAGAGTTCCCTCAGTTGCGTGCAGTTGTTGAACAGGGATTTGACAATCCTGCAAATGTTGAGATT GCTCTTGACTACCTTGGTAAGAGCAATGGAATACAGAGGACAAGGGAGCTAGCCCGAAAACATGCAAGCCTTGCGGCAGAAGCAATTGAATCTCTTCCAGAGAGCGACGACGAAGATGTACTAAGATCAAGGAGAGCGCTCCTAGATCTCACCCATATAGTCATTACAAGAACCAAGTAA
- the LOC133729215 gene encoding solanesyl-diphosphate synthase 1, mitochondrial-like isoform X2, whose product MVVAKVPKLASAAEYFFKMGIEGKRFRPTVLLLMSTALNGRIPETPTQHEPPTRLEDAFPTELRARQQCIAEVTEMIHVASLLHDDVLDDADTRRGVDSLNSVMGNKLAVLAGDFLLSRACVALASLRNTEVVSLLSTVVEHLVTGETMQMTTAADQRCSMEYYIEKTYYKTASLISNSCKAVAILAGHTTEVAMLAFDYGKNLGLAFQLIDDVLDFTSTSASLGKGSLSDIRHGIITAPILFAMEEFPQLRAVVEQGFDNPANVEIALDYLGKSNGIQRTRELARKHASLAAEAIESLPESDDEDVLRSRRALLDLTHIVITRTK is encoded by the exons ATGGTAGTTGCTAAg GTTCCTAAGCTGGCCTCTGCTGCTGAGTACTTCTTTAAAATGGGGATCGAAGGAAAGAGGTTTCGTCCTACG GTCTTATTATTGATGTCAACTGCACTGAATGGCAGAATACCTGAGACTCCTACACAACATGAACCCCCTACGCGATTGGAAGATGCTTTCCCAACAGAATTGCGGGCAAGACAACAATGTATAGCAGAAGTGACAGAGATGATTCAT GTGGCAAGCCTCCTACATGATGATGTATTGGATGATGCAGACACGAGACGTGGTGTTGATTCATTAAATTCCGTAATGGGAAATAAG TTAGCTGTATTAGCAGGAGATTTTCTGCTCTCTCGAGCTTGTGTTGCACTTGCCTCTCTAAGAAACACAGAG GTGGTATCGTTACTATCAACAGTTGTAGAGCATCTTGTTACAGGTGAAACTATGCAAATGACTACTGCAGCCGATCAACGTTGTAG CATGGAATATTATATAGAGAAGACGTATTACAAGACTGCATCATTGATTTCAAACAGTTGCAAGGCAGTTGCTATTCTTGCTGGGCATACAACAGAAGTTGCGATGTTGGCTTTTGACTATGGAAAAAATCTG GGATTGGCATTTCAATTGATAGATGATGTCCTTGATTTTACCAGCACATCAGCATCACTTGGGAAGGGTTCGTTATCTGACATCCGTCAT GGCATAATTACTGCTCCAATATTATTTGCGATGGAAGAGTTCCCTCAGTTGCGTGCAGTTGTTGAACAGGGATTTGACAATCCTGCAAATGTTGAGATT GCTCTTGACTACCTTGGTAAGAGCAATGGAATACAGAGGACAAGGGAGCTAGCCCGAAAACATGCAAGCCTTGCGGCAGAAGCAATTGAATCTCTTCCAGAGAGCGACGACGAAGATGTACTAAGATCAAGGAGAGCGCTCCTAGATCTCACCCATATAGTCATTACAAGAACCAAGTAA